A section of the Clostridium omnivorum genome encodes:
- a CDS encoding glycosyltransferase family 2 protein codes for MTLLYNRKPGLVSIVIATYNYGEYIIEALEAIKNQTYSDIELIVMDDASEDNTETVINKWHENNKNKIQNFKYIKLPRNCGAGWAYNIGFHISCGEYIVIHDSDDISHPEKIAKQVKLLESHPCTSMVGTGFKTFNDDISKAKSGSNWLSFNPDSIENNYKKYLRHCVAYGTLMFRASVLEEIIGCFKAIPVGNDMFFVNNVVNHDFIIENIKEDLFYVRKHKGQMSSQIRSKGEIPVLKKRKIIDNLVSIVLPVKNCSNTVSDALESIAAQTYPNIELIIVDDASTDNAEEFIKSWYEKYKKKTRSKTQIELIYFKLPSESCSPWTYNIGCYLSRGEFIAFHNAHGKSHAKRIENQVTFLKNYFMYSAVGTNYFPEDILVKYDENIEYSYIAEYMPCVNVHTLMVRYEVIHKTAGLNNSIQGASDFEFIYRLLNNGYRVQNLKDVLYFEQGS; via the coding sequence ATGACTTTACTGTATAATAGAAAACCTGGTCTTGTAAGCATAGTAATTGCTACCTATAACTATGGTGAGTATATTATTGAAGCTCTAGAAGCAATAAAAAATCAGACATATTCTGATATAGAGCTCATTGTTATGGATGATGCTTCGGAAGATAATACTGAAACAGTTATAAATAAGTGGCATGAAAACAATAAAAACAAAATACAAAATTTTAAATATATAAAGCTCCCAAGAAACTGTGGTGCAGGCTGGGCCTATAACATTGGCTTTCATATATCCTGTGGAGAATATATTGTAATTCATGATTCAGATGATATTAGTCACCCAGAAAAAATAGCTAAGCAAGTTAAACTTCTGGAAAGTCATCCTTGTACTTCCATGGTTGGAACAGGATTTAAAACTTTTAATGATGATATTTCCAAGGCTAAGTCAGGCAGCAACTGGCTAAGCTTTAATCCAGACTCCATAGAAAATAATTATAAAAAATATTTAAGGCATTGTGTTGCATATGGTACATTAATGTTTCGAGCATCGGTTTTAGAAGAAATCATCGGCTGCTTTAAGGCTATTCCCGTTGGAAATGACATGTTTTTTGTAAATAATGTGGTAAATCATGACTTTATAATAGAAAACATAAAGGAAGATTTATTTTATGTTAGAAAGCATAAAGGCCAAATGAGTTCTCAAATAAGAAGTAAAGGAGAAATCCCTGTACTAAAAAAGAGAAAGATAATTGATAACTTAGTGAGCATTGTACTTCCTGTAAAGAATTGCTCAAATACAGTTTCAGATGCCTTAGAAAGTATAGCAGCTCAGACCTACCCTAACATTGAGCTTATTATAGTAGATGATGCTTCTACAGATAACGCAGAAGAATTTATTAAAAGCTGGTATGAGAAATACAAGAAAAAAACAAGATCCAAAACACAAATTGAGCTTATATATTTCAAGCTACCTTCTGAATCCTGCTCTCCCTGGACCTACAACATTGGCTGTTATTTATCAAGAGGTGAATTTATAGCATTTCATAATGCACATGGAAAAAGCCATGCTAAGCGTATAGAAAATCAAGTAACCTTTCTAAAAAACTACTTTATGTATAGTGCAGTAGGAACTAATTATTTTCCTGAGGATATATTAGTAAAGTACGATGAAAATATTGAGTATTCCTATATTGCCGAGTATATGCCCTGTGTAAATGTTCATACTTTAATGGTTAGATATGAAGTTATTCATAAAACAGCAGGTCTTAATAACTCTATACAAGGAGCATCAGACTTTGAATTTATATATAGGCTGCTAAACAATGGATATAGGGTACAAAATCTTAAAGACGTTCTATACTTTGAACAAGGGAGTTGA
- a CDS encoding SDR family NAD(P)-dependent oxidoreductase, whose amino-acid sequence MWVDNKNILITGGTGTIGKALLEKLLMYNVKHVYIFSRDEQKQDTELHTLGQNPKVSFIIGDIRNFDSINSGLKNIDVVFHTAAMKIVRICEQNPFEAFETNVIGTENIIKAAAVNGVEKVIFTSSDKAANPTTAMGIGKLYAERLMTYANFIKGCNTIYTTVRFGNVLGSRGCVLDLFRNQIENLDYVTVTHSDMTRFICTIEQSVELMIKSGEVGKCGEIFIKKMPSIRIMDLAEVLIEYLAPVYGKDPKSISIRITEKQPSEKLYEELITVHEAERTIEFNDYYCILPTLQSERVNMNNIYNGKLVKREISSNASTHLTKTELLNFLLKNKLLF is encoded by the coding sequence ATGTGGGTTGATAATAAAAATATATTAATTACAGGTGGAACAGGAACAATAGGAAAAGCATTGTTAGAAAAATTATTAATGTACAATGTAAAGCATGTTTATATATTCAGCAGAGACGAACAAAAGCAGGATACAGAACTTCATACTTTAGGACAAAATCCTAAAGTAAGTTTTATTATTGGGGATATAAGAAATTTTGACAGTATAAATTCGGGGCTTAAGAATATTGACGTGGTTTTTCATACAGCTGCTATGAAAATTGTACGAATATGTGAACAAAATCCTTTTGAAGCTTTTGAGACTAACGTTATTGGAACTGAAAATATTATAAAGGCTGCAGCAGTTAATGGAGTTGAAAAAGTTATATTTACTAGCAGTGATAAGGCAGCTAATCCTACAACTGCAATGGGGATAGGAAAACTATACGCAGAAAGGCTTATGACTTATGCCAATTTTATTAAGGGATGTAATACAATTTATACAACTGTACGCTTTGGAAATGTATTAGGTTCAAGAGGCTGCGTGCTGGATTTATTTAGAAATCAAATTGAGAACCTTGATTATGTTACTGTTACGCATTCAGATATGACAAGATTTATATGTACAATTGAGCAGTCAGTGGAACTTATGATAAAAAGCGGAGAAGTAGGAAAATGTGGAGAAATCTTCATTAAAAAAATGCCTAGTATTCGTATTATGGACCTAGCAGAAGTTTTAATAGAATATTTAGCTCCTGTATATGGTAAAGATCCAAAGTCCATAAGTATAAGAATAACTGAAAAACAGCCTTCAGAAAAATTATATGAAGAACTTATAACAGTGCATGAAGCTGAAAGAACTATAGAGTTTAATGATTATTATTGCATATTGCCAACCCTTCAAAGTGAAAGGGTAAATATGAACAATATTTATAATGGAAAATTGGTTAAAAGAGAAATTTCATCTAACGCTAGTACCCATCTTACAAAAACAGAATTGCTTAATTTTCTCTTAAAAAATAAACTTTTGTTTTAG
- a CDS encoding dTDP-glucose 4,6-dehydratase: protein MNILVTGGAGFIGRWIVKRLAEDNHFVWILDDLSNSSTKNIEALLLKYPSISFVKGDITNSADLENIFKNKFDICYHLAAFINVQESIDKPKVTFENDVMGTFNVLEHCKLNNTKMVYMSTCMVYDAAGEIGGISEGHSTCPASPYAASKLAGEQLALSYYYAYGLPVTVLRPFNTYGPYQKRDSEGGVISIFINNKLKREPLSIYGSGRQTRDFLYVKDCADFVVEAGYSVKTNGKVINAGTGFDISISELAKLIAGGEDNIKYVPHIHPQSEIKKLLCDDSYAYELIGWKPKVTLVEGILKTEEFLKNQFLLEGV from the coding sequence ATGAACATTCTAGTTACTGGTGGAGCTGGCTTTATTGGAAGATGGATAGTGAAACGACTTGCAGAGGACAATCACTTTGTTTGGATATTAGATGATCTTTCAAATAGCTCTACTAAAAATATAGAAGCGCTACTTCTTAAATATCCTTCTATATCCTTTGTGAAGGGTGATATAACAAACAGCGCAGATTTAGAAAATATTTTTAAAAATAAATTTGATATATGCTACCATTTGGCAGCCTTTATAAATGTACAAGAAAGTATTGATAAGCCAAAGGTTACTTTTGAAAATGATGTGATGGGAACCTTTAATGTATTAGAGCATTGTAAATTAAACAATACAAAGATGGTATATATGAGTACATGCATGGTTTATGATGCAGCGGGTGAAATAGGTGGTATTTCAGAAGGTCATTCCACATGTCCAGCATCACCTTATGCAGCTTCAAAATTAGCAGGGGAACAGTTAGCATTATCTTATTACTATGCTTATGGACTACCTGTAACGGTGCTTAGGCCCTTCAATACTTATGGGCCATATCAAAAACGGGACAGTGAAGGCGGCGTTATTTCAATCTTTATTAATAATAAGCTTAAAAGAGAGCCTCTTTCTATATATGGTAGTGGAAGGCAGACAAGAGACTTTTTATATGTAAAAGATTGTGCAGATTTTGTTGTAGAAGCAGGTTATAGTGTAAAGACAAATGGTAAAGTAATAAATGCCGGGACAGGTTTTGATATATCGATAAGCGAATTAGCTAAGTTAATTGCTGGTGGAGAAGATAATATAAAATATGTGCCTCATATTCATCCTCAAAGTGAAATTAAGAAGCTTCTTTGCGATGATTCCTATGCTTATGAACTTATAGGATGGAAACCTAAGGTAACCTTAGTTGAAGGAATTTTAAAAACAGAAGAATTTTTAAAAAATCAATTTCTATTGGAGGGGGTATAA
- a CDS encoding metallophosphoesterase family protein has translation MEKSFRIVVMGDSSSSVAEINSDILRKLLSNIKKLSPQPKYIFFVGDMVYGGSKVNEQLEKWKKLVEEYYPINTFCTALGNHDDSESAFSNAFSHLPSEQLEGHKRTVYYIDYKNTRFIVLNSNRTDSKGNYIIGEDQRKWLKKVLKSSQLKYNFIMFHVPAFPTGHHYKESLDANEEERNKLWKIIDSYNVTGVFVGHEHSYSRRMIDSNLESGGSLELKNHIYHIITGGAGTSLSSSNKDIRNVEVGPIAVFNYAVVDINDNHVTLKAYDIENKLIDSCTMSPYSSDSTAKLSKDILIPYNAKWRYLDDGSNQGEQWRKRSFNDTAWKKGPAELGYGDGGEATVVSYGNNVHKKYITTYFRKSFTINNAYHYKKLTINIQRDDGAVVYLNGKEVYRTNMPSGTIGYKTLASKAINGADEVTYEKIIIDAEYLRDGINVIAVEIHQANEASSDISFNFQLIGHKR, from the coding sequence ATGGAAAAGTCCTTTCGCATAGTTGTTATGGGTGATTCCAGCAGCTCAGTTGCCGAAATTAATTCAGATATACTCCGTAAGCTTTTGTCTAATATTAAGAAGCTGTCACCACAGCCTAAATATATATTTTTTGTAGGAGATATGGTTTACGGTGGCAGTAAGGTAAATGAGCAGTTAGAAAAGTGGAAAAAGCTTGTGGAAGAGTATTATCCTATTAATACGTTTTGTACTGCATTAGGCAACCACGATGACAGTGAATCAGCTTTTAGCAATGCATTCTCACACCTTCCCAGTGAACAGCTGGAAGGCCACAAGAGAACAGTTTACTATATAGACTATAAAAACACTCGTTTTATTGTATTAAATTCAAATCGCACAGATTCAAAAGGTAATTATATTATTGGCGAAGATCAGCGAAAATGGCTTAAGAAGGTTTTAAAGAGCAGCCAGTTAAAATATAATTTTATAATGTTTCATGTCCCAGCATTCCCTACAGGACATCATTATAAAGAGAGTTTAGATGCAAATGAAGAGGAACGAAATAAATTGTGGAAAATTATTGATAGCTATAATGTGACAGGGGTATTTGTTGGACATGAACACAGTTATAGTCGCCGTATGATAGATAGTAATTTGGAAAGTGGAGGCAGTTTAGAACTAAAAAATCATATCTATCATATTATAACCGGTGGGGCTGGTACTTCATTGAGTTCATCTAATAAGGACATAAGAAATGTTGAAGTAGGGCCAATAGCAGTATTCAACTATGCTGTTGTTGATATTAATGATAATCATGTTACACTTAAAGCTTATGATATTGAAAATAAGCTTATAGATTCCTGTACAATGTCACCATATTCTAGTGATAGCACTGCAAAATTATCAAAGGACATTCTAATACCCTATAATGCTAAATGGAGGTACTTGGATGATGGTTCTAATCAAGGGGAGCAATGGAGGAAAAGATCCTTTAATGACACTGCTTGGAAAAAAGGACCTGCAGAACTTGGATATGGAGACGGTGGAGAGGCAACTGTAGTAAGCTATGGCAATAATGTTCATAAAAAGTATATTACAACTTATTTTAGAAAGAGCTTTACTATAAATAATGCATATCATTATAAAAAATTAACTATTAATATTCAAAGGGATGATGGTGCTGTAGTATATCTAAATGGCAAAGAGGTATATAGAACCAATATGCCATCAGGAACTATTGGTTATAAAACCTTAGCATCAAAGGCTATAAATGGTGCTGATGAGGTGACTTATGAAAAGATAATTATTGATGCTGAATATCTCAGAGATGGTATCAATGTAATAGCAGTAGAGATTCATCAAGCTAATGAAGCTAGTTCAGATATTAGTTTTAATTTCCAGCTTATTGGTCATAAAAGATAA
- a CDS encoding PIG-L deacetylase family protein: MNKILVVAAHPDDEILGCGGTIKRLIKEGNECYALILSDGTTSRYDSQSKQVEENIKTRLEDSIAASKIIGYKETLFCNFKDNSFDNVDLLSIVKTIEKYISLIEPSIIFTHHYGDLNIDHQIVFKAVQTSTRPMIDCPVKELYCFETLSASEWNFVGGDKFVPNYFVNIENTLADKLSAMKCYNSELRKYPHPRSTEGIETSARRWGTVVGCNFAEAFELIRKVV, translated from the coding sequence ATGAATAAAATATTAGTAGTTGCTGCCCATCCTGACGATGAAATATTAGGCTGTGGCGGCACTATAAAGCGATTAATTAAAGAAGGAAATGAATGCTATGCATTGATACTATCCGACGGAACTACTTCTAGATATGATAGTCAGTCAAAGCAGGTAGAAGAAAATATAAAAACTAGACTTGAGGATAGTATTGCAGCTAGTAAAATTATAGGATATAAAGAAACACTTTTTTGCAATTTTAAGGATAACAGCTTTGACAATGTGGATTTACTTTCTATAGTAAAGACCATTGAAAAATACATTTCACTTATAGAACCATCCATTATATTTACACATCACTATGGAGATTTAAATATTGATCATCAAATAGTTTTTAAGGCAGTTCAAACTTCTACAAGACCCATGATTGATTGCCCTGTAAAGGAACTATACTGCTTTGAAACCTTATCTGCCAGTGAATGGAATTTTGTAGGTGGTGACAAATTTGTACCCAATTATTTTGTTAATATTGAAAATACGCTAGCTGATAAGCTTTCAGCAATGAAATGTTATAACTCTGAGCTAAGAAAATACCCACATCCCCGTTCCACGGAAGGTATAGAGACAAGTGCCAGGAGATGGGGAACTGTAGTCGGCTGCAATTTTGCAGAAGCTTTTGAACTTATAAGAAAAGTAGTTTAG
- a CDS encoding WbqC family protein produces MILTAHQPAYLPWLGFFHKIILSDTYVILDEVQFEKSSFINRNKIKTPEGYQWLTVPVSMSGYRTKSILEMEINNSENWNLKHWNGLYRNYKKTPFFHLYSDFFEAAYKRKWTNLTDFLIYTMEFFLKELHVETKVIKQSHLHTKEKKQDLIIEICKKLNADKFVFGALGRNYAQEQTFKSNGIQIYFQDYQHPVYKQQWGEFMPYMSIVDLLFNLGPEKALEIIMKDNLDKKTLENLLNNKLL; encoded by the coding sequence TTGATTCTAACAGCGCATCAGCCTGCCTATTTACCCTGGCTAGGCTTTTTTCACAAAATTATACTGAGCGACACTTATGTAATACTTGATGAAGTCCAATTTGAGAAAAGCAGTTTCATTAACAGAAATAAGATAAAAACCCCAGAAGGCTACCAGTGGCTTACTGTGCCCGTATCCATGTCTGGATACAGAACTAAAAGCATTTTAGAAATGGAGATAAATAACTCTGAAAATTGGAATTTAAAGCATTGGAATGGCTTATATAGAAACTATAAAAAAACTCCTTTTTTCCATTTATATTCAGATTTTTTTGAAGCAGCTTATAAGAGAAAATGGACTAATCTTACAGATTTTTTAATTTACACAATGGAGTTTTTTTTAAAAGAGCTCCATGTTGAAACTAAAGTCATTAAGCAAAGTCATCTTCATACAAAAGAAAAAAAGCAGGACCTGATAATTGAAATTTGTAAAAAGCTTAATGCTGATAAATTTGTCTTTGGTGCTCTTGGAAGGAACTATGCTCAGGAGCAAACCTTTAAAAGCAATGGAATTCAAATATATTTTCAAGATTATCAGCATCCAGTCTATAAACAGCAGTGGGGTGAATTTATGCCCTATATGTCTATAGTGGATTTATTGTTTAACCTAGGTCCTGAAAAAGCTTTAGAGATTATCATGAAAGATAACCTTGATAAAAAAACATTAGAAAACCTTTTAAATAACAAATTGCTCTAA
- a CDS encoding ATP-grasp domain-containing protein — translation MLQYKVLVTSIGGDLGKAVCKSLKYSAYNIKILGTDCLNYVPYPIFCDEFLIIPKAENSGYIDFISNLILQNSIDIVYVCSEQELLYICDNFHMLSKEIRTRIAIPPIEVINMCRDKYKTMEFLKDNEFPYPKSILYDKLIKEEELLKNFNYPFIVKKTVDCGSKHLHVIRDINEFRNIADLDCTYMLQEYIPGIEYTNAVYKDAFTDEIYVITLERTLKDGMSDEVKVVSNKEIKELCIEVAKKIKLSGSINIQLRKQDDGAPIIFEINPRYSSTAFMRAKFGFNDVIFAFENIVLKKAISKPQIKRGEAYRYITEYYKFYL, via the coding sequence TTGCTACAATATAAAGTTTTGGTTACATCCATTGGTGGCGATTTAGGAAAGGCAGTATGTAAGTCATTAAAGTACTCAGCTTATAATATAAAAATCTTGGGTACAGACTGCTTAAACTATGTGCCATACCCTATATTTTGTGACGAGTTTTTAATCATTCCTAAGGCTGAAAACAGTGGTTATATAGATTTTATAAGTAATTTAATTTTGCAAAACTCAATTGATATAGTTTATGTATGTAGTGAACAAGAACTTTTATATATTTGTGATAACTTTCATATGCTCTCTAAGGAAATAAGAACTCGTATTGCTATACCTCCCATAGAGGTAATTAATATGTGTAGAGATAAGTATAAAACTATGGAATTTTTAAAAGATAATGAATTTCCTTATCCTAAATCCATATTGTATGACAAATTGATTAAAGAGGAGGAGCTGCTAAAGAATTTTAATTATCCGTTTATTGTTAAAAAAACAGTTGATTGTGGTTCAAAGCATCTTCATGTAATTAGAGATATAAATGAATTTAGGAATATAGCAGATTTAGATTGTACTTATATGCTGCAGGAATATATACCTGGTATTGAATATACAAATGCAGTATACAAAGATGCTTTTACTGATGAAATATATGTTATTACCCTTGAAAGAACCTTGAAGGATGGAATGAGCGATGAGGTAAAAGTTGTTTCTAATAAGGAAATAAAAGAGTTGTGCATTGAAGTTGCAAAAAAAATAAAACTTTCGGGCTCTATAAATATACAGCTTAGAAAACAGGACGATGGAGCACCCATTATTTTTGAAATCAACCCTCGATATTCAAGTACAGCTTTTATGAGGGCAAAGTTTGGGTTTAATGATGTTATTTTTGCCTTTGAAAATATTGTATTAAAAAAAGCTATTTCAAAGCCACAAATAAAAAGAGGGGAGGCTTATAGATATATTACTGAGTATTATAAGTTTTACTTGTAA
- a CDS encoding glycosyltransferase, producing the protein MKDMVDSKTCIIIPCKNEGIYMKQTLDFMYQTEARELAKIIVIDDNSNDGCCNFIKSQPNRYLNVKLVRTQGIGAARARNLGASLAINAEVLVFCDAHITMKNNWLKVLLNSLNNEEVSLVCPGISDFNPNSPIGYGQTFDDKFQVYWMKRPKDMVEIPLAPGGCMAIKRDVFDSVGGFDNGFRSWGYEDVELSIKLWLFGYKIYVNPFARVGHKFRKVQPYEVDSTEYHYNRLRMVYSHFNQSRVDKLVIMMKDYPNYNEIMNKIINSDTFKQREDYFKNRIYDDCWFFNKFNIPF; encoded by the coding sequence ATGAAGGATATGGTAGATAGTAAAACTTGTATTATTATCCCTTGTAAAAATGAAGGCATATATATGAAGCAAACTTTAGATTTTATGTATCAAACAGAGGCTAGAGAATTAGCAAAGATAATAGTTATAGATGATAATTCAAACGATGGTTGCTGCAATTTCATAAAGAGTCAGCCAAATAGGTATCTAAATGTAAAGTTAGTACGAACTCAGGGTATAGGTGCTGCTAGAGCAAGAAATTTGGGAGCAAGTCTAGCAATTAACGCAGAGGTTTTAGTGTTTTGTGATGCTCATATTACTATGAAAAATAATTGGCTTAAGGTATTGCTTAATTCACTAAATAACGAGGAGGTTAGTTTAGTTTGTCCTGGTATTAGTGATTTCAATCCCAATAGCCCAATAGGTTATGGCCAAACCTTTGATGATAAATTTCAGGTTTACTGGATGAAAAGGCCTAAAGATATGGTTGAAATTCCTTTGGCACCTGGAGGATGTATGGCTATCAAAAGAGATGTTTTTGATTCTGTTGGAGGCTTCGATAATGGATTTAGAAGTTGGGGATATGAAGACGTGGAGTTATCAATTAAGCTGTGGCTCTTTGGTTATAAAATTTATGTAAATCCTTTCGCTCGAGTTGGGCATAAATTTAGAAAAGTACAGCCATATGAGGTAGATTCCACAGAATATCATTACAATAGACTTCGAATGGTATACAGTCACTTCAATCAAAGTAGAGTTGATAAACTTGTAATTATGATGAAGGATTATCCCAATTATAATGAAATAATGAATAAAATAATTAATAGTGACACCTTTAAGCAGCGTGAGGATTATTTTAAAAACCGTATATATGATGATTGCTGGTTTTTTAATAAATTTAATATACCTTTTTAA
- a CDS encoding GNAT family N-acetyltransferase, translating into MIKICKVNPIILKTNELENLFLTNKKIVNKYGHLDNLNTINRYKDLFLASFIENDNELFIVENSSIILGIITFTKSSDWNGKDRYKLTISLCGSIIDESILNPINQLIQNKLDKYGEIAVVSYNNELDELIKKYVNKVNLRCNYYTLKKADIDINLLNKYIKEYEVINKDLSIKFTDSISEEYIEQYCELFTETMKDMTDVKENGYEQYIITPEKQRQINNSFILRNISHYCYMIFNPRNEMVAKSNVSVNNTDPRFPYQFMIGVKRGYRGRNLGKWLYASMYKRLFENVDFEQVLVSHHPENKPAINISEWIGYKFSYLETTHTLYK; encoded by the coding sequence ATGATAAAAATATGTAAAGTAAATCCTATTATTTTAAAAACAAATGAATTAGAAAATTTGTTTTTAACCAATAAAAAAATAGTTAATAAATATGGTCATTTAGATAATTTAAACACCATTAATAGGTATAAAGATTTATTTTTAGCATCCTTTATTGAAAATGATAATGAACTTTTTATAGTTGAAAATAGTTCTATAATATTAGGAATAATAACCTTCACTAAATCTTCTGATTGGAACGGAAAAGATCGATATAAATTAACCATATCCTTATGTGGTTCAATAATTGATGAATCTATACTAAATCCAATAAATCAATTAATTCAAAATAAATTAGATAAGTATGGGGAGATTGCAGTAGTCTCCTATAATAATGAATTAGATGAATTAATTAAAAAATATGTTAACAAGGTAAATTTAAGATGTAATTATTACACTTTGAAAAAAGCAGATATAGATATAAATTTACTTAATAAATACATAAAAGAATATGAAGTAATAAATAAAGATCTTTCTATTAAATTCACTGATTCTATTTCTGAAGAGTATATAGAACAATATTGTGAATTGTTTACGGAAACTATGAAAGATATGACTGATGTAAAGGAAAATGGCTATGAACAATATATTATAACCCCTGAAAAGCAAAGACAAATTAATAACTCTTTTATTCTAAGAAATATTAGCCATTATTGCTATATGATATTCAATCCTAGAAATGAAATGGTAGCAAAATCCAATGTTTCTGTTAATAATACTGACCCTCGTTTTCCTTACCAATTTATGATTGGAGTTAAAAGAGGTTATAGAGGAAGAAATTTAGGGAAATGGCTATATGCGTCTATGTATAAAAGATTATTTGAAAATGTTGATTTTGAACAAGTCCTTGTAAGTCATCATCCCGAAAATAAACCTGCTATTAATATTAGTGAATGGATCGGATATAAGTTTAGCTATTTAGAAACCACACATACTTTATACAAATAA
- a CDS encoding NUDIX hydrolase — MSNGRIKKLNPLAETKFLSLYDAVYNNKKGNEKHWVIASRKNYTTLSEQFFQGKEEGIDAVILAALHKETNCLVLIRQFRIPLNDYVYELPAGLIDNNESIEIAVRRELMEETGLSLLDINYDKSAKKVYASAGMTDECASIVYCTCEGVLSDKYLEDDEDIEATLVTKQKAKELLKQDVKMDMRAYLVLQSFANFGADIF, encoded by the coding sequence ATGAGTAATGGTAGAATAAAAAAATTAAATCCACTAGCTGAGACAAAATTTTTAAGTCTTTACGATGCAGTTTATAATAATAAAAAGGGAAATGAAAAGCATTGGGTTATTGCCTCAAGAAAAAATTATACTACTCTTTCTGAACAGTTTTTTCAAGGTAAAGAGGAAGGTATTGATGCTGTAATTCTTGCTGCTTTACATAAGGAAACTAATTGTCTTGTTTTAATAAGGCAGTTTAGAATCCCTCTTAATGATTATGTTTATGAACTTCCAGCAGGGCTTATTGATAATAATGAAAGTATAGAAATAGCTGTAAGAAGGGAACTTATGGAGGAAACAGGACTTTCACTTTTAGATATTAATTATGATAAAAGTGCAAAAAAGGTTTATGCTTCGGCTGGAATGACAGATGAATGCGCCTCAATAGTTTACTGTACCTGTGAAGGTGTACTTTCTGATAAATATCTTGAAGACGATGAAGATATAGAAGCGACCTTAGTAACTAAACAAAAGGCAAAAGAATTGCTTAAGCAGGATGTGAAAATGGATATGAGAGCTTATTTAGTTTTACAAAGCTTCGCCAACTTTGGAGCTGATATATTTTAA
- a CDS encoding S66 family peptidase: MRYPLPLQKNDTIGTTAPSMGVSDNLIEVLDGAIINLNQLGFKIKETASVRKIFKAVSASPRQRAKEFMSLYFDDEVKAIIPARGGEFLMDMLPYLVYEKIKSSKPKWILGFSDISTLLFTLTLKCDLAGAHGPLLIHFDGNPIDETTVNALNILQSENIIRQESIGCLGEDFSEFIEYNPDVEKFSKYGQWILLGDEDECNFNGRLIGGGLDTLRSLIGTPFAPVREFISKYYEDGFIWYLESCSMNAGDIYKTLWQMKMNGWFENCKGVLYGRPDGYSDFDDFTLPDALKNTFSEFNVPIIYNVDLGHIPPQLTLINGAVAEVQYKNSRGIIIQKFI; encoded by the coding sequence ATGAGATATCCTTTACCTTTACAAAAAAACGATACGATTGGAACTACTGCCCCTTCTATGGGGGTATCAGATAATCTAATTGAAGTTCTTGATGGTGCTATAATAAATCTTAACCAGTTGGGGTTTAAAATTAAAGAAACAGCCTCTGTTAGAAAAATATTTAAAGCAGTAAGTGCATCACCAAGGCAAAGAGCCAAAGAATTCATGTCATTATATTTTGATGACGAAGTAAAAGCTATTATTCCAGCAAGGGGCGGAGAATTTCTAATGGACATGCTGCCTTATCTGGTTTATGAGAAAATAAAAAGTAGTAAACCTAAGTGGATTTTAGGATTTTCCGACATTAGCACCTTATTGTTTACACTAACTTTGAAATGTGATTTGGCTGGGGCTCACGGTCCTTTATTGATTCATTTTGATGGTAATCCTATAGATGAAACTACAGTTAATGCCTTAAACATTTTGCAGAGTGAAAATATAATTCGTCAAGAGAGTATAGGGTGCTTAGGTGAGGATTTTTCTGAATTTATAGAGTATAATCCAGATGTAGAAAAGTTTTCAAAATATGGCCAGTGGATACTTTTAGGAGATGAAGACGAATGCAATTTTAACGGAAGATTAATCGGTGGTGGTTTAGATACCCTCCGCTCACTAATCGGCACTCCTTTTGCTCCAGTTAGGGAATTTATAAGCAAATATTATGAAGATGGTTTTATTTGGTACTTGGAGAGCTGCAGCATGAACGCAGGTGATATTTATAAAACTCTATGGCAGATGAAAATGAATGGATGGTTCGAAAATTGTAAAGGAGTTTTATATGGCAGACCGGATGGCTATTCAGATTTTGATGATTTTACATTGCCCGATGCTTTAAAGAATACATTTTCTGAATTTAATGTTCCAATTATATATAATGTGGATTTAGGCCATATACCTCCACAACTAACTTTAATAAATGGCGCAGTAGCTGAAGTTCAATATAAAAACTCAAGAGGTATAATAATTCAAAAATTTATTTAA